One Deltaproteobacteria bacterium DNA window includes the following coding sequences:
- a CDS encoding replication-associated recombination protein A yields MDLFQRQAQRERRGQPLAQRVRPNRLEELFGQQHLVGPGRLLARVIADDRIPSMILWGPPGSGKTTLAQIIARSTGAIFVDLPAVGSGVRELRAAVEEAARQRDQMGRRTVLFIDEIHRFNKAQQDALLPHVEQGTVILVGATTENPSFEVIPALLSRSRVLRLEPLAEDDLVGILGRAVAEDAELRRQQAVVPDELLRGIAQAAGGDARRALTVLEVALSLVGPGETLTPELVQQALGSQTLLYDQAAEEHFNVASAFIKSLRGSDPDAAVYWMARMLEAGEDPIFVVRRMVIFAAEDIGNADPQALVLATAALSAVQLVGLPEGVLPLTQAATYLACAPKSNSALVAYDRARADVRQHGALPVPMHLRNAPTRLMEEQGYGAGYRYAHDHPGHFVAQEHLPAPLAGRRYYEPSAEGLESELGRRLERWRETAGRNGPERSG; encoded by the coding sequence ATGGACCTTTTCCAGCGACAGGCGCAGAGGGAGCGGCGCGGTCAGCCCCTGGCTCAGCGGGTACGTCCGAACCGCCTCGAGGAGCTCTTCGGTCAGCAGCACCTGGTGGGCCCCGGCCGCCTGCTGGCGCGCGTGATCGCCGACGACCGGATCCCGTCGATGATCCTCTGGGGACCCCCGGGCAGCGGGAAGACGACGCTGGCGCAGATCATCGCTCGCAGTACGGGGGCGATCTTCGTCGACCTCCCCGCGGTGGGGTCCGGGGTCCGGGAGCTGCGGGCCGCGGTGGAGGAGGCCGCCCGACAGCGCGACCAGATGGGGCGTCGCACGGTCCTGTTCATCGACGAGATCCACCGCTTCAACAAGGCCCAGCAGGACGCGCTCCTGCCGCACGTCGAGCAGGGGACCGTGATCCTCGTCGGGGCCACGACGGAGAACCCCTCCTTCGAGGTGATCCCGGCGCTCCTGTCGCGGTCGCGCGTCTTGCGGCTCGAGCCGCTCGCCGAGGACGACCTCGTCGGGATCCTGGGCCGTGCCGTGGCCGAGGACGCCGAGCTGCGGCGCCAGCAGGCGGTGGTCCCGGACGAGCTCTTGCGGGGGATCGCGCAGGCCGCCGGAGGGGACGCTCGACGGGCCCTGACCGTGCTGGAGGTGGCGCTCTCCCTCGTGGGACCGGGCGAGACGCTGACCCCCGAGCTCGTCCAGCAAGCCCTCGGTAGCCAGACCTTGCTCTACGACCAGGCCGCGGAGGAGCACTTCAACGTGGCCTCGGCCTTCATCAAGAGCCTGCGGGGCTCGGACCCGGACGCCGCGGTGTACTGGATGGCCCGCATGCTCGAAGCGGGAGAGGACCCGATCTTCGTCGTGCGGCGCATGGTCATCTTCGCCGCGGAGGACATCGGCAACGCCGACCCGCAGGCGCTGGTGCTGGCCACCGCGGCCCTGAGCGCGGTGCAGCTCGTGGGGCTGCCCGAGGGGGTGCTGCCGCTGACGCAGGCCGCGACCTACCTGGCCTGCGCCCCGAAGTCGAACAGCGCGCTCGTGGCCTACGACCGGGCGCGAGCCGACGTGCGCCAGCACGGGGCGCTGCCCGTGCCGATGCACCTTCGCAACGCGCCCACCCGACTGATGGAAGAACAGGGGTACGGGGCGGGCTATCGCTACGCGCATGACCACCCGGGGCACTTCGTCGCGCAGGAGCACCTCCCGGCCCCCCTTGCCGGTCGGCGGTACTACGAGCCCTCGGCGGAAGGACTGGAGTCGGAGCTCGGCCGGCGCCTGGAGCGATGGCGGGAGACCGCGGGGCGGAATGGGCCGGAGCGTAGCGGCTAG
- a CDS encoding decaprenyl-phosphate phosphoribosyltransferase: MLRALFWSLRPHQWFKNLFVGAPLLFAKQLMHGPSLLLAAVAVALFSLLSGAVYLINDLFDIEKDRAHPKKCFRPIPAGRLPLGLARSAAALLILVSLGLSLRLGLPFFACAASYLVLNLAYSLALKHIPFVDVLSIASGFLLRVVAGAAAIGVVASPWLLLCTFLLACYLGFGKRAHELATAPETRAAEQRPVLSRYRQEHLRPILWILALATCAAYGLYTLSPHTRAFFGTTRLVYTTPFAALGLVRFLQLISRRGVADSPTDAMLRDPLFMANLGLWAAVVATIIYWRNSF, encoded by the coding sequence ATGCTCCGCGCCCTATTCTGGTCCCTGCGCCCCCACCAGTGGTTCAAGAACCTCTTCGTCGGGGCACCGCTCCTCTTCGCCAAGCAGCTCATGCACGGGCCTTCCCTCCTGCTCGCGGCAGTGGCGGTGGCGCTCTTCAGCCTGCTCTCGGGCGCCGTCTACCTGATCAATGACCTCTTCGACATCGAGAAGGACCGCGCCCACCCCAAGAAGTGCTTCCGCCCCATCCCCGCCGGCCGACTGCCGCTCGGCCTCGCGCGCAGCGCCGCGGCCCTGCTGATCCTCGTCTCTCTCGGGCTCTCGCTCCGGCTAGGGCTCCCCTTCTTCGCCTGCGCCGCGAGCTACCTCGTGCTGAACCTCGCCTACTCGCTCGCGCTCAAGCACATCCCCTTCGTAGACGTTCTGAGCATCGCGAGCGGGTTCCTGCTGCGCGTCGTGGCCGGCGCCGCGGCGATCGGCGTCGTCGCCTCACCCTGGCTACTGCTTTGCACCTTCTTGCTGGCCTGCTACCTGGGCTTTGGCAAGCGAGCCCACGAGCTGGCCACCGCCCCCGAGACCCGCGCCGCCGAGCAGCGCCCCGTCCTCTCGCGCTACCGGCAGGAGCACCTGCGCCCGATTCTCTGGATCCTCGCGCTCGCCACCTGCGCGGCCTACGGGCTCTACACCCTCTCGCCGCACACCCGCGCGTTCTTCGGCACCACGCGCCTGGTCTACACCACCCCGTTCGCCGCACTGGGCCTGGTCCGCTTTCTTCAGCTGATCAGTCGACGAGGCGTCGCGGACAGCCCGACCGACGCCATGCTGCGAGATCCCCTGTTCATGGCGAACCTCGGGCTATGGGCCGCCGTGGTGGCGACGATCATCTACTGGCGCAATTCGTTCTAG
- the gcvT gene encoding glycine cleavage system aminomethyltransferase GcvT yields MTGQPQNTPLLAAHQSASARIVDFAGFRMPLQYTGIIDEHQAVRTACGLFDVSHMGEVEFTGPGALAAVDRLMTNAVCKLSDGQILYTPICYPDGGIVDDCLVYRHSADKVLVVVNASNVDKDYAWFAEQTGKACTVTNRSAEWALVALQGPRAAALWSRLAGQQVAELPSFHFAASTAAGIACVSSRTGYTGEDGYEIFCRPDDAPALWGAIVEAGGAFGLKLCGLGARDTLRLEARLMLYGNDIDQTTSPLEAGLGWTVKLKGRTFIGSDVLSRQKAEGLSRRLVCLEMRGRGIARHGHPVCRAQSDGLPQDPVGHVTSGTMSPTLGRAIALAYVPTALAELGTRLHVDVRGKAVEAEVVRGPFYQRPNP; encoded by the coding sequence ATGACCGGCCAACCCCAGAACACCCCGCTTCTCGCCGCCCACCAGTCCGCCTCGGCCCGTATCGTGGACTTCGCCGGCTTCCGCATGCCCCTGCAGTACACGGGGATCATCGACGAGCACCAGGCCGTCCGCACCGCCTGCGGGCTCTTCGACGTGAGCCACATGGGCGAGGTGGAATTCACCGGGCCGGGCGCCCTCGCGGCGGTAGACCGGCTGATGACGAACGCCGTCTGCAAGCTCTCTGACGGCCAGATCCTCTACACGCCGATCTGCTACCCCGACGGCGGGATCGTCGACGACTGCCTGGTCTACCGTCACTCGGCAGACAAGGTGCTCGTGGTGGTGAACGCCTCAAACGTGGACAAGGACTACGCCTGGTTCGCCGAGCAGACGGGGAAGGCCTGCACGGTCACCAACCGCAGCGCCGAGTGGGCGCTCGTCGCGCTCCAGGGGCCGAGGGCCGCGGCACTCTGGAGCCGTCTCGCCGGCCAACAGGTGGCGGAGCTCCCCTCCTTTCACTTCGCGGCGAGCACCGCGGCGGGCATCGCTTGCGTCAGCTCGCGCACCGGCTACACCGGCGAGGACGGCTACGAGATCTTCTGCCGCCCGGACGACGCCCCCGCTCTCTGGGGCGCGATCGTCGAGGCCGGCGGCGCCTTCGGCCTCAAGCTCTGCGGCCTCGGCGCCCGCGACACGCTGCGCCTCGAAGCCCGGCTGATGCTCTACGGCAACGACATCGACCAGACCACGAGCCCGCTCGAGGCGGGACTCGGCTGGACGGTGAAGCTCAAGGGGCGCACCTTCATCGGCTCAGACGTCCTCTCGCGGCAGAAGGCGGAGGGGCTCTCGCGGCGCCTGGTCTGCCTGGAGATGCGCGGGCGGGGGATCGCCCGGCACGGGCACCCGGTCTGCCGGGCGCAGTCCGACGGCCTTCCGCAGGACCCCGTGGGCCACGTCACGAGCGGCACCATGTCCCCGACTCTCGGCCGCGCCATCGCGCTGGCCTACGTCCCGACGGCGCTCGCCGAGCTCGGCACCCGCCTCCACGTGGATGTGCGCGGCAAGGCCGTCGAGGCCGAGGTCGTGCGGGGACCCTTCTACCAGCGCCCGAATCCCTGA
- a CDS encoding ABC transporter substrate-binding protein has translation MVNAARRRLLGCGLLLCLLCPGTGGCADGDHPARTTLLIARPGDALTLDPAAITDLESMQVATQIFETLVRYRERSTEVEPGLATHWEERDGGTTWRFFLRRDVTFHDGTPFDADAVVFSFERQRDPLHPQHFQSFPYWENTFRNILGTRRLGRYTVELRIRQSYAPFLANLAMFPVSVVSPTAMRRAGAAFARAPVGTGPYRFGRWQRGDRIELARNPRYWGSPPAVEKLVYRVVPDARQALAGLQSGTLDVAHSLAPEDRQIVLLHSDLRLYRSTGNNVAYLAMNTQRAPFDDPRVRQAVNYAVNKRAIVKLVYQGLAVPARGPLPPGLWGHNAGARAYPYDPERARLLLRAVGWEPSRRLKLYTMDTPRPYMPSPLLAARIISRNLVDVGLKVDLVVQPYSDHVRALRNGEHDLCLMGWLGDNGDPDNFLYVLLDRDNARRGTAQNLAFYANDTVHDLLVKAQSERRRGVRQRYYEKVQELVAEDAPWVPLAHSDVVVAARRAVQNLLVHPTYAVLYGKVRF, from the coding sequence ATGGTGAACGCGGCCCGCCGACGCCTCCTCGGGTGCGGCCTGCTCCTGTGCCTCTTGTGCCCCGGTACCGGCGGCTGCGCCGACGGCGACCACCCCGCGCGCACCACGCTCCTCATCGCGCGCCCGGGGGATGCGCTCACGCTCGACCCGGCGGCGATCACCGACCTCGAATCGATGCAGGTGGCGACGCAGATCTTCGAGACGCTCGTGCGGTATCGCGAGCGGTCGACGGAGGTCGAGCCCGGTCTCGCGACCCACTGGGAGGAGCGCGACGGCGGCACGACCTGGCGCTTCTTCCTGCGGCGCGACGTCACCTTCCACGACGGTACGCCGTTCGATGCCGACGCGGTCGTCTTCTCGTTCGAGAGACAGCGGGATCCGCTCCACCCGCAGCACTTCCAGAGCTTCCCCTACTGGGAGAACACCTTCCGCAACATCCTCGGCACGCGCCGCCTGGGCCGCTACACCGTGGAGCTGCGCATCCGTCAGTCGTACGCCCCCTTCCTGGCCAACCTGGCCATGTTCCCGGTGAGCGTGGTGAGTCCGACGGCGATGCGACGAGCTGGCGCGGCCTTCGCCAGGGCCCCCGTCGGAACGGGACCCTATCGCTTCGGGCGCTGGCAACGCGGCGACCGCATCGAGCTCGCGCGCAATCCGCGGTACTGGGGCAGTCCTCCGGCGGTCGAGAAACTGGTCTATCGGGTGGTGCCCGATGCGAGGCAGGCCTTGGCGGGGCTGCAGAGCGGGACGCTCGACGTGGCGCATTCTCTCGCGCCCGAGGACCGCCAGATCGTCCTGCTGCACTCAGACCTGCGGCTCTACCGCTCTACGGGGAACAACGTGGCCTACCTGGCGATGAACACCCAGCGGGCGCCCTTCGACGATCCGCGCGTGCGTCAGGCGGTGAACTACGCGGTGAACAAGCGCGCCATCGTGAAGCTCGTCTACCAGGGGCTGGCCGTTCCCGCTCGCGGCCCGCTGCCGCCCGGCCTCTGGGGCCACAACGCGGGGGCGCGGGCCTATCCGTACGACCCGGAGCGCGCGCGGCTGCTGTTGCGCGCGGTGGGGTGGGAGCCGAGCCGCCGCCTCAAGCTCTACACGATGGACACGCCGCGTCCCTACATGCCGTCACCGCTCCTGGCGGCACGCATCATCTCCCGCAACCTGGTCGACGTGGGGCTGAAGGTGGATCTGGTGGTGCAGCCCTATTCCGACCACGTGCGCGCCCTGCGCAACGGAGAGCACGACCTCTGCTTGATGGGGTGGCTCGGAGACAACGGCGACCCCGACAATTTCCTCTACGTCCTCCTCGATCGAGACAACGCCCGGCGCGGGACCGCGCAGAACCTGGCCTTCTACGCCAACGACACCGTGCACGACCTGCTGGTCAAGGCGCAGAGCGAGCGCCGTCGCGGAGTCCGGCAACGCTACTACGAGAAGGTCCAGGAGCTGGTGGCCGAGGACGCCCCGTGGGTGCCGCTCGCGCACTCCGACGTAGTGGTCGCGGCGCGCCGGGCGGTGCAGAACCTCCTCGTCCACCCAACATACGCGGTGCTCTACGGCAAGGTGCGCTTCTGA
- the gcvPA gene encoding aminomethyl-transferring glycine dehydrogenase subunit GcvPA: MRYLPQTPADVERMLKVIGVRSVDELFTCIPEGLRHGRPLELPEPLCEAELLEELRAIGQRNRFQSRDSGFLAFVGAGLYRHHIPSAVDALSLRGEFATAYTPYQAELAQGTLLSIFEFQTMVAELLGMEIANASMYDGASAAAEGALMARRLTGRSRVLVTDGVHPEYRETCSTYLAGLEAEGHCLGRVPLDAEGKTDPRALAQGLDDTVACVVAQTPNFLGVVEDLTPVAEAAHRAGALLVVVCTEPLALALLKSPAEMGADIAAAEGISLASPPNLGGPGVGLFAASGKQAARAMPGRLVGQTVDRDGRVGYVMTLTTREQHIRREKATSNICTNTALLALRFAIHLSLLGRTGFRQLAKLNLAKASYAREAIGALPGYALRSRAPSFNEFAVRVPGGDAQAVVTRVRERADLVPGVALGRFDRALADTLLVSVTETHRRADLDRLIQALKEHA, encoded by the coding sequence ATGAGGTACTTGCCGCAGACCCCCGCCGACGTAGAGCGGATGCTGAAGGTCATTGGCGTCCGCTCGGTAGACGAGCTCTTCACCTGCATTCCGGAAGGCCTGAGGCACGGCCGGCCCCTCGAGCTCCCCGAGCCCCTGTGCGAGGCCGAGCTCCTCGAGGAGCTGCGCGCCATCGGCCAGAGGAACCGCTTCCAGAGCCGCGATTCCGGCTTCCTGGCCTTCGTCGGCGCCGGACTCTACCGCCACCACATTCCGTCGGCGGTGGACGCCCTGAGCCTGCGCGGGGAGTTCGCGACGGCCTATACGCCCTACCAGGCCGAGCTGGCGCAGGGGACCCTGCTCTCGATCTTCGAGTTTCAGACCATGGTGGCCGAGCTTCTCGGCATGGAGATCGCCAACGCCTCCATGTACGACGGCGCCTCGGCCGCGGCCGAGGGGGCGCTCATGGCGCGGCGCCTCACGGGACGCAGCCGGGTGCTGGTCACCGACGGAGTGCACCCGGAGTACCGCGAAACCTGCAGCACCTATCTCGCCGGGCTCGAGGCCGAGGGCCACTGTCTGGGGCGCGTCCCGCTCGACGCCGAGGGAAAGACCGACCCGCGCGCCCTCGCGCAGGGGCTCGACGACACCGTGGCCTGCGTGGTCGCGCAGACGCCGAACTTCCTCGGCGTAGTGGAGGACCTCACCCCGGTAGCCGAGGCAGCGCACCGCGCGGGCGCCCTCCTCGTGGTCGTCTGCACCGAACCCCTGGCCCTGGCGCTGCTCAAGTCCCCGGCCGAGATGGGCGCCGACATCGCCGCCGCCGAAGGGATCAGCCTCGCCAGCCCGCCGAACCTGGGCGGCCCCGGGGTGGGCCTCTTCGCGGCTTCGGGCAAGCAAGCGGCGCGCGCCATGCCCGGCCGCCTGGTGGGCCAGACGGTCGATCGCGACGGTCGCGTGGGCTACGTCATGACGCTCACCACGCGCGAGCAGCACATCCGGCGGGAGAAGGCCACCTCCAACATCTGCACGAACACCGCGCTCCTCGCGCTGCGCTTCGCCATCCACCTCTCGCTCCTCGGTCGCACGGGCTTCCGGCAGCTCGCGAAGCTGAACCTGGCCAAGGCCAGCTACGCGCGCGAGGCGATCGGCGCGCTCCCAGGCTACGCCCTTCGCTCCCGGGCCCCCTCGTTCAACGAGTTCGCCGTGCGGGTGCCGGGAGGAGACGCCCAGGCCGTCGTGACGCGCGTGCGCGAGCGCGCCGACCTGGTCCCCGGCGTGGCGCTCGGCCGTTTCGACCGGGCGCTGGCCGACACGCTCCTCGTGAGCGTCACCGAAACCCATCGACGAGCCGACCTCGACCGCCTGATCCAGGCGCTGAAGGAGCACGCGTGA
- the dacB gene encoding D-alanyl-D-alanine carboxypeptidase/D-alanyl-D-alanine-endopeptidase, whose product MPHRAVTLAALLLVSATAAAEGPDEATLRLKQRLAQLAGQRLGGRLSYAVMDLKTGALLAAHAEDRPAPVASCVKLVTSSTALALLGPEFRIKTVLYAARRDGGVVEGDLHLKGFGDPTLREGHLWRMVQDLYDLGVREVRGGVVVDDTHFDRHLLAPLFRSNRTDRHYRAPIGAVSINENGVSVRVVPGPAPGQPASVILQPRSRYLKLVNRVRTVGPRRRSFIDVKTKGAGDATLVIVSGRVRTGYASKWVRRRIEHPSLLAGYTLLDLLAERGIKVAQERVRRGATPAGVRPVATRYSPPLAVLVRHMNKVSSNFVAEQLLKVIGAEVSGPPGSAAKGLKAVAQHLAGAGVPPGSYLMLNGSGLYKSNRFTAAQLVRLLRAAHLDFRYGQELASSLAVAGVDGTLGHRLARTGAKRLIRAKTGTLANVISLAGYAGTASGKGLLAFAILASELPSSRLLAARHRADEMARAMVAYLER is encoded by the coding sequence ATGCCCCATCGGGCCGTGACCCTCGCGGCGCTCCTCCTCGTGAGCGCCACCGCCGCCGCCGAGGGTCCCGACGAGGCGACGCTACGGCTCAAGCAACGGCTCGCCCAGCTCGCGGGGCAGCGCCTCGGTGGCCGGCTCAGCTACGCCGTGATGGATCTGAAGACGGGAGCGCTCCTGGCAGCGCACGCCGAGGACCGTCCGGCCCCCGTCGCCTCCTGCGTGAAGCTCGTCACCTCGAGCACGGCGCTCGCGCTGCTCGGGCCGGAGTTCCGCATCAAGACCGTGCTCTACGCGGCGCGCCGCGACGGGGGCGTCGTCGAGGGGGACCTGCACCTCAAGGGTTTCGGCGATCCGACCCTTCGCGAGGGGCACCTCTGGCGCATGGTTCAGGACCTCTACGACCTCGGGGTTCGCGAGGTGCGCGGCGGCGTGGTGGTGGACGACACGCACTTCGACCGTCACCTCCTGGCGCCGCTCTTTCGCAGCAACCGTACCGACCGACACTACCGCGCGCCGATCGGCGCCGTGTCGATCAACGAAAACGGCGTGTCGGTACGGGTGGTGCCCGGTCCTGCCCCCGGGCAGCCCGCGTCGGTGATCCTCCAGCCCCGGAGCCGCTATCTGAAGCTCGTGAACCGCGTGCGCACCGTCGGCCCACGGCGGCGCAGCTTCATCGACGTGAAGACCAAGGGCGCGGGAGACGCGACCCTGGTGATCGTCTCGGGGCGCGTGCGGACCGGCTACGCGAGCAAGTGGGTGCGGCGCCGCATCGAGCACCCGAGCCTGCTCGCGGGCTACACGCTCCTCGACCTCCTGGCCGAGCGGGGGATCAAGGTGGCGCAGGAGCGGGTGCGCCGGGGGGCGACGCCGGCTGGCGTGCGCCCGGTGGCCACGCGGTACTCGCCGCCGCTCGCGGTCCTCGTGCGCCACATGAACAAGGTGAGCAGCAACTTCGTCGCCGAGCAGCTTCTGAAGGTCATCGGCGCGGAGGTGAGCGGTCCTCCGGGGAGCGCTGCGAAGGGGCTGAAGGCGGTGGCGCAGCACCTCGCGGGGGCGGGAGTTCCGCCGGGCAGCTACCTGATGCTGAACGGGTCCGGTCTCTACAAGAGCAACCGCTTCACCGCGGCGCAGCTCGTGCGGCTACTGCGGGCTGCGCACCTCGATTTCCGCTACGGACAAGAGCTCGCCTCATCGCTGGCCGTGGCGGGCGTGGACGGCACGCTCGGTCACCGGCTGGCCCGCACGGGGGCCAAGCGCCTCATCCGCGCCAAGACCGGCACCCTGGCGAACGTGATCAGCCTGGCGGGCTATGCCGGCACCGCGAGCGGCAAGGGGCTCCTGGCCTTCGCCATCCTGGCCAGCGAGCTCCCCTCGAGTCGCCTCCTCGCGGCCCGACACCGCGCGGACGAGATGGCGCGGGCCATGGTCGCCTACCTCGAGCGTTGA
- the gcvH gene encoding glycine cleavage system protein GcvH: MDFPKDLRYTKDHEWARSSGGKVTVGVTAFAVEQLGDITMVELPKVGAKCQAGQPFGTIESVKSVSDLYAPVSGTVTKINDRLEAQPELVNDACYGDGWLVELEVSAPAELDKLMDAPAYQALVAAAE; this comes from the coding sequence ATGGATTTCCCGAAGGACCTGCGTTACACGAAGGATCACGAGTGGGCCCGCTCGAGCGGCGGAAAGGTCACCGTCGGGGTGACCGCCTTCGCCGTGGAGCAGCTCGGCGACATCACGATGGTGGAGCTTCCCAAGGTGGGCGCGAAGTGCCAGGCCGGCCAGCCCTTCGGCACCATCGAATCCGTCAAGTCGGTCTCCGACCTCTACGCGCCGGTGAGCGGCACGGTCACGAAGATCAACGACCGCCTGGAGGCGCAGCCGGAGCTCGTCAACGACGCCTGCTACGGCGACGGCTGGCTGGTCGAACTCGAGGTCTCCGCGCCGGCCGAGCTCGACAAGCTGATGGACGCCCCCGCCTACCAGGCCCTCGTGGCCGCCGCGGAGTAG
- the dctP gene encoding TRAP transporter substrate-binding protein DctP, with translation MIELARVARNVERLSKGELKLQFYPGAVMGDERDAIHRTRAGQLSGGVFTGSGVGQVLPAVRVLELPGLFRTVQELDRVREALTPDFAADLERRGWILIAWGDVGWVRFFSRQPISSPAELRRARVWVWTDDPLARALVGSFGLRAVALSPQDVLPALQTGLLDMVYSSAYTALALQWHTHVRYISTVQLSYAIGALIVSRAAFAALSPRAQLLLREQGRWLQARLIQRSRSDNDQALRQLRTLGVKEIGVNAALDAEVQKNSKAVWERLAGSLYPRQLLDRVLKLRAELRAGGPRGN, from the coding sequence ATGATCGAGCTCGCACGTGTGGCCCGGAACGTGGAACGCCTGAGCAAGGGAGAGCTCAAGCTCCAGTTCTACCCGGGGGCCGTGATGGGCGACGAGAGGGACGCCATCCACCGCACACGCGCCGGCCAGCTCAGTGGAGGCGTCTTCACCGGCAGCGGAGTGGGCCAGGTCCTGCCCGCCGTGCGCGTCCTCGAGCTCCCGGGTCTGTTCCGCACGGTGCAGGAGCTGGATCGCGTGCGCGAGGCGCTGACCCCCGACTTCGCCGCCGACCTCGAGCGTCGCGGGTGGATCCTCATCGCCTGGGGGGACGTGGGATGGGTCAGGTTCTTCTCGCGCCAGCCCATCTCCTCCCCGGCCGAGCTCCGTCGGGCGAGGGTCTGGGTCTGGACCGACGACCCGCTCGCCCGCGCGCTGGTCGGCTCCTTCGGTCTGCGGGCCGTCGCGCTCTCCCCGCAGGACGTCCTCCCCGCCCTGCAGACCGGCCTCCTCGACATGGTCTACAGCTCCGCGTACACCGCCCTCGCGCTCCAGTGGCACACCCACGTGCGCTACATCTCCACGGTCCAGCTGAGCTACGCCATTGGCGCCCTCATCGTCTCGCGGGCGGCGTTCGCGGCCTTGAGCCCGCGAGCCCAACTCCTCCTCAGGGAACAGGGGCGCTGGCTGCAGGCCCGATTGATCCAGCGCTCGCGCAGCGACAACGACCAGGCGCTCCGGCAGCTCCGAACCCTCGGAGTGAAGGAGATCGGAGTCAACGCTGCGCTCGATGCGGAGGTCCAGAAGAACTCGAAAGCGGTCTGGGAGCGCCTCGCAGGCTCTCTCTACCCGCGACAGCTCCTCGACCGCGTCCTCAAATTGCGGGCCGAGCTCCGCGCGGGCGGCCCTCGCGGGAATTGA